From a region of the Methanolobus tindarius DSM 2278 genome:
- a CDS encoding methanogenesis marker 17 protein has translation MEPLETFVVESTIPEEGDAYKSIVADIITELVLGGAIGRIKVRVRPEDSLFMMAIILRGTQPTVKVSDMGSVDVTNHLTKEVTISIEQEKYLPQLLEQLWAKYGRAGVRQPERKTLILTAENLDEEVEFLRNLVVADPQKTLQSRLVEMAIRATPEGFRVRYHSMDKHVFVFAATEDILKKEWIQEAQDIATELQEDE, from the coding sequence ATGGAACCTCTTGAGACTTTCGTTGTAGAGTCCACGATACCGGAGGAGGGAGATGCCTACAAAAGCATAGTTGCGGATATAATCACTGAACTGGTTCTTGGCGGTGCAATCGGAAGAATAAAAGTGAGAGTAAGACCTGAGGATTCCCTTTTTATGATGGCTATAATCCTCAGAGGCACACAGCCAACAGTAAAAGTATCTGATATGGGCAGCGTGGATGTTACTAACCATCTTACTAAAGAAGTCACAATTTCAATTGAGCAGGAAAAATATCTTCCTCAATTACTTGAACAACTCTGGGCAAAATACGGACGTGCAGGTGTACGCCAGCCTGAAAGGAAGACCCTTATCCTTACAGCAGAGAATCTTGATGAAGAAGTAGAATTCCTTAGGAATCTCGTTGTTGCAGATCCTCAGAAGACTCTCCAGTCCAGACTTGTAGAAATGGCTATCCGTGCAACTCCCGAAGGTTTCAGGGTGCGCTACCATTCAATGGATAAGCATGTTTTTGTTTTTGCTGCAACAGAGGATATTCTCAAGAAAGAGTGGATACAGGAAGCACAGGATATTGCAACAGAACTCCAGGAGGATGAATAA
- a CDS encoding methanogenesis marker 7 protein, translating to MAAVLEPYIYEGGIHQHTLITELLEDLGGYLIQKVPAATEVTLVMLIPRDDVHLIEELGKKLLGKLERAPLTGTEIAVVSPTLASHHLPHSACDVAEFMRRGGANTNMLGLARGMGRRVSLSDNYERKLINEHDLAVFSFGTFADCIKNKKPKLLEGVTVPKIVAGGPLNVKTEEVAGADLYVGGIGRVAHRLRKPGELGSLDNLLEKVVEVVEKMREDLAKDPLAVLPPRVMKEIHEQIPEIFDVFSPAPVTLQLDGLRVKLPYDEFHERVENLEFDEGVRLSDMASITKSRMKNYILVKIKRESEVGFTA from the coding sequence ATGGCAGCAGTTCTTGAACCTTACATTTACGAAGGTGGAATTCACCAGCATACTCTCATCACCGAACTTCTGGAAGATCTAGGAGGCTATCTGATCCAGAAAGTTCCGGCAGCTACAGAAGTTACTCTTGTGATGCTTATCCCAAGAGACGATGTTCATCTCATTGAAGAACTTGGAAAGAAACTTCTCGGCAAGCTGGAACGTGCACCTCTCACAGGAACTGAGATCGCTGTAGTTTCTCCTACTCTTGCATCCCATCACCTACCACATTCTGCCTGTGATGTTGCAGAATTTATGCGCAGAGGTGGTGCAAACACCAATATGCTCGGTCTTGCAAGAGGCATGGGCAGAAGGGTCTCACTTTCTGATAACTACGAGAGGAAACTCATTAATGAGCACGACCTTGCTGTATTCTCATTTGGTACTTTTGCAGATTGTATCAAGAACAAAAAACCAAAGCTTCTTGAAGGTGTAACAGTTCCAAAGATCGTTGCCGGAGGTCCTCTCAACGTAAAGACCGAGGAGGTAGCTGGTGCTGATCTCTATGTTGGCGGTATCGGCAGGGTTGCCCATCGTCTGAGAAAACCGGGAGAACTTGGTTCACTTGACAACCTGCTTGAGAAGGTTGTGGAAGTCGTTGAAAAGATGCGTGAGGATCTTGCAAAGGATCCGCTTGCAGTGCTCCCCCCAAGGGTTATGAAAGAAATACATGAACAGATACCTGAGATATTTGATGTATTCTCTCCTGCACCGGTGACACTTCAGCTTGATGGATTGCGTGTGAAACTTCCATATGATGAGTTCCATGAAAGAGTGGAGAATCTTGAATTTGATGAAGGTGTGAGACTTTCTGATATGGCAAGTATCACAAAATCCCGTATGAAAAATTATATATTGGTCAAGATCAAACGTGAATCTGAGGTCGGATTCACGGCTTAA
- a CDS encoding carboxymuconolactone decarboxylase family protein, protein MELEKIKELLDKEPEDAVDEILADVEKRYGEIPYITNFMKDMPEIFISRMIYENSVMREFKRMDPKTVELISIAVASALRCEHCLKTHVRVAKRLGVSKEEIFDSVLIASSVSTAAVLAEGTRSVDNAFADEEQGVPSSANCSICNINSELPEED, encoded by the coding sequence ATGGAACTTGAAAAAATCAAAGAGCTTCTTGACAAAGAGCCAGAAGATGCTGTAGATGAAATTCTGGCTGATGTTGAGAAAAGGTATGGAGAAATTCCCTATATTACTAATTTTATGAAGGATATGCCGGAAATTTTCATATCAAGAATGATCTACGAGAACAGTGTTATGCGTGAATTCAAACGTATGGACCCTAAGACCGTGGAACTTATCAGCATTGCAGTGGCATCGGCACTTCGTTGTGAGCACTGCCTGAAGACCCATGTAAGAGTTGCAAAAAGACTTGGCGTTTCTAAAGAGGAAATATTTGATTCTGTCCTCATAGCCAGTAGTGTTTCAACAGCAGCTGTCCTTGCAGAAGGAACTCGTTCTGTAGACAATGCTTTTGCTGACGAGGAACAAGGTGTGCCCTCATCTGCAAACTGTTCAATATGTAATATTAATTCAGAACTTCCTGAGGAAGACTGA